The following are encoded together in the Bacillota bacterium genome:
- a CDS encoding AAA family ATPase — MFEKLSHDRLRARCCLEQLNFTTTEEVAPLEGLMGQDRAVQSLAFGLRIKDEGYNVYIMGMTGTGRNSYTASIVKEVAEKLPTPDDWCYVYDFKRPDQPMALSFKAGEGTTFKESMSSLIETLKKELPKAFEDDAFKSSRQEIIQGFQEQSITLMAQIEQVAKENQLLFKPSGKGYITVPIIDGQPATEAVVAGLDAGAMREITERVAKFSARAEDIFAEIRAREEEAQEKLLKLEHQTALAVLGPLVQALQNLFGGNQAAQAYFEDLQSDILKHIKNFWPEEDAPQNPLANLQQGVKEAWDMKYKVNLVVDNKDTKGAPVVREPHAAYYNLMGMIEMQHNMGVLTTDFTRIKAGAIHRANGGFLILEAEDLFSNALSWKALKRALKHRITQIENVPSASTVITGLKPAGIPLNVKVLIIGSYEIYRVLYQYEEDFKKLFKVKVDFETEMTRKDDYIYKMAAFISKHCQVKGLRHFTRHAVSAVVDYSSRLADNQGKLSTRFNDIVELLAEANIWADIAGSSVVHDEHVEKALEQKRYRSDKYEQKIHELIEEGTYLISTEGHEVGQINGLAVYNLGDYSFGRPSRITVNTFAGKSGVINIEKEAQMSGPSHNKGVHILSGYLGKMFAQKFPLTLTATLCFEQSYDGIDGDSASSTELYALLSSLSDIPLDQGIAVTGSVNQKGEIQPIGGANEKIEGFFRVAKRKGLTGKQGVLIPHTNVKNLMLDSEVISAVAAGTFHIWSASTIEQGIELLTGVPAGVPDAEGAFPVGTVFHKVATRLERYYLESLKDSPRQN; from the coding sequence CGAGAAACTGCCCACCCCTGATGATTGGTGTTATGTATATGACTTTAAAAGGCCCGATCAACCCATGGCCCTTTCTTTCAAAGCAGGTGAGGGCACAACCTTTAAAGAATCTATGTCCTCGCTGATTGAAACGCTTAAGAAAGAGCTCCCCAAGGCCTTCGAGGACGATGCCTTTAAGTCCTCTCGCCAAGAAATAATACAAGGGTTTCAAGAGCAGAGCATCACTCTCATGGCGCAAATTGAGCAAGTCGCCAAAGAAAATCAGCTGCTCTTTAAGCCCTCTGGCAAAGGTTACATCACCGTGCCCATCATCGATGGCCAACCCGCCACTGAAGCAGTGGTGGCAGGCCTTGACGCAGGCGCCATGCGCGAGATTACGGAGCGAGTAGCCAAGTTCAGCGCTCGCGCCGAGGACATTTTTGCCGAGATCCGTGCCCGTGAGGAAGAGGCCCAGGAGAAACTACTTAAGCTTGAGCACCAGACTGCTCTAGCGGTGCTAGGGCCGCTAGTACAAGCGCTGCAGAACCTTTTCGGTGGCAATCAGGCGGCACAGGCCTATTTTGAAGACCTACAGAGCGATATCCTAAAACATATCAAGAATTTCTGGCCCGAAGAAGATGCCCCACAGAACCCGCTCGCCAACCTGCAGCAGGGCGTCAAAGAAGCATGGGATATGAAGTACAAAGTCAACTTAGTGGTGGACAATAAGGATACTAAAGGTGCGCCCGTTGTTCGCGAACCACATGCCGCCTACTACAATCTAATGGGTATGATTGAGATGCAGCACAACATGGGTGTCTTGACCACTGACTTTACACGCATCAAGGCGGGAGCAATCCATCGCGCTAATGGCGGTTTTCTGATCTTGGAAGCCGAGGACCTCTTTAGCAATGCGCTATCCTGGAAGGCCCTAAAGCGAGCCCTTAAGCATCGTATAACTCAGATTGAAAATGTGCCTTCTGCTAGCACCGTGATTACCGGCCTCAAACCCGCGGGTATCCCCCTCAATGTGAAAGTGCTCATAATTGGCAGTTACGAGATCTACCGAGTACTCTACCAGTACGAGGAGGACTTCAAGAAGCTCTTTAAGGTCAAAGTTGACTTTGAAACCGAGATGACACGTAAAGACGACTATATCTACAAGATGGCGGCCTTCATCTCGAAACACTGCCAAGTTAAGGGTTTGCGCCATTTCACACGCCATGCGGTGTCTGCAGTTGTCGATTACAGCTCGCGCCTAGCGGACAATCAAGGCAAGTTAAGCACCAGGTTTAACGACATTGTCGAGCTGCTTGCTGAGGCCAACATCTGGGCAGATATCGCCGGCTCCTCGGTCGTTCATGACGAGCATGTGGAGAAAGCCCTTGAACAAAAACGCTATCGTTCCGACAAGTACGAACAGAAAATCCATGAGCTCATCGAGGAGGGTACCTACCTTATCTCTACCGAAGGGCATGAGGTGGGGCAGATTAATGGTCTGGCTGTCTACAATTTAGGAGACTACTCTTTTGGGCGCCCCTCCCGTATCACCGTCAATACTTTCGCCGGCAAGAGCGGCGTCATTAATATCGAGAAAGAAGCCCAGATGAGCGGCCCCTCGCACAACAAAGGGGTGCATATCCTGAGTGGCTACCTCGGCAAGATGTTTGCCCAGAAATTCCCTCTGACTTTGACGGCCACCCTGTGCTTTGAACAATCCTACGACGGCATCGATGGCGACAGCGCCTCGAGCACGGAATTGTACGCTCTACTCTCCAGCCTGTCCGACATCCCCCTTGATCAGGGCATTGCCGTCACCGGCTCCGTTAACCAAAAAGGCGAGATTCAGCCCATCGGAGGGGCCAACGAAAAAATCGAGGGCTTCTTCCGGGTGGCCAAGCGCAAAGGACTGACGGGCAAGCAAGGTGTGCTCATCCCCCATACTAATGTCAAGAATCTCATGCTAGACAGCGAAGTTATCTCCGCCGTGGCCGCAGGCACCTTTCATATCTGGTCGGCTAGCACCATCGAGCAGGGCATTGAACTATTAACGGGAGTCCCTGCGGGGGTGCCTGATGCCGAAGGGGCTTTCCCTGTTGGCACCGTTTTCCACAAAGTGGCCACTCGCTTAGAACGCTACTACCTAGAGTCGCTAAAGGACAGCCCGCGACAAAACTAA
- a CDS encoding dipeptide epimerase, which produces MKIVRAEIRRINLPLRTPFVIAYNTWTSMPSVIVKLTTDEGVVGWGESVPDEGVTGETIDGVYATLSRVLLPALIGEKASNIEAWHARVGAAINGAYAAKAAIDIALFDILGQVAGQPLYELLGGDTNLVKAPAVIGISLPEQLRESLAPYVSEGYEHFKLKLGGRVDLDTRRVAIAREFLGPEAIIKVDANQGWGSWDMALKAIRAIEPYDIELIEQPVKHHDYEGLRRVREHSPLPIMIDEGVRDLRDLLFIAKQGGMDWVNIKLMKCGGIMPALKMAALAEAAGIKVQIGSMLESSIASFAGAHIHRALAVVRASEMVGPRYFAEDIGNFKYDQGTVVFSEEPGLGVIVDEEKLLHLTTCCQYIT; this is translated from the coding sequence ATGAAAATAGTCCGTGCGGAAATCAGACGAATTAATTTGCCGCTGCGAACTCCCTTTGTCATTGCCTACAACACTTGGACTTCTATGCCCTCTGTCATCGTAAAGTTAACGACTGATGAGGGCGTCGTCGGCTGGGGAGAGAGTGTGCCGGATGAGGGTGTGACGGGGGAAACAATTGATGGTGTCTACGCGACACTATCTCGGGTGCTCTTGCCGGCTTTAATTGGCGAGAAAGCAAGTAATATCGAGGCCTGGCATGCGCGGGTTGGGGCAGCTATAAATGGCGCCTATGCTGCTAAAGCCGCCATCGACATCGCCTTGTTCGATATCCTAGGCCAGGTTGCGGGGCAGCCACTCTACGAACTACTAGGCGGAGACACTAACCTTGTTAAAGCGCCGGCTGTCATCGGTATTTCGCTACCAGAACAACTCAGAGAAAGCTTAGCGCCCTATGTTAGTGAGGGTTATGAGCACTTTAAGCTTAAATTAGGCGGCCGAGTGGACCTAGACACTAGGCGTGTGGCTATCGCGCGAGAGTTTTTGGGGCCAGAGGCCATCATTAAGGTGGATGCCAATCAGGGCTGGGGTAGTTGGGATATGGCCCTCAAGGCTATTCGCGCCATAGAACCCTATGACATCGAACTCATCGAGCAGCCGGTCAAGCACCATGACTACGAGGGTCTGCGCAGGGTGCGCGAGCATTCACCCCTGCCGATTATGATTGATGAGGGCGTGCGTGACTTGCGCGACTTGCTATTCATCGCGAAGCAAGGGGGCATGGACTGGGTTAATATCAAGCTCATGAAGTGCGGCGGCATTATGCCGGCTCTTAAGATGGCTGCCTTGGCAGAGGCGGCAGGCATTAAGGTGCAAATTGGCTCTATGCTGGAGTCTTCTATCGCCAGCTTCGCCGGCGCACATATCCACCGCGCCCTAGCCGTGGTTAGGGCGAGCGAAATGGTGGGGCCGCGCTACTTTGCGGAAGACATAGGCAATTTTAAGTATGACCAAGGTACGGTCGTTTTTTCAGAGGAGCCAGGGCTTGGGGTTATCGTCGATGAAGAAAAGCTGCTGCATTTGACAACTTGCTGTCAGTACATTACATAG
- a CDS encoding GNAT family N-acetyltransferase — translation MSLHIRKVVPDDFTALLAVEEAAFLGDGYSPYFLKMAPLLYPQTCFVAVSDEVVVGYSLGARDGSDAALGWLLTVAVIPAFHGQGIGQMLTEVLMQAMVALGMRTQLLTVAPTNPARKLYQKLGFAEVRLERDCYGPGQDRLYMERRVSHENSPCGNQTN, via the coding sequence ATGAGTCTTCACATCAGAAAGGTTGTACCTGATGATTTCACAGCCTTGCTCGCGGTAGAGGAGGCCGCCTTTCTTGGCGACGGGTATAGTCCTTACTTTCTTAAAATGGCGCCGCTACTTTATCCGCAGACCTGCTTCGTGGCCGTAAGTGACGAGGTAGTGGTTGGCTACAGTCTTGGCGCGAGGGACGGAAGTGACGCGGCCTTAGGCTGGCTACTCACCGTGGCCGTTATCCCGGCCTTCCATGGGCAAGGTATTGGGCAGATGCTGACTGAGGTATTGATGCAAGCGATGGTAGCCTTGGGCATGAGGACACAGCTTCTCACTGTGGCGCCAACGAACCCGGCCCGCAAGCTCTACCAGAAATTAGGTTTTGCTGAGGTGAGGTTAGAGCGTGACTGCTATGGTCCCGGCCAGGACAGACTCTACATGGAGAGGAGGGTGAGCCATGAAAATAGTCCGTGCGGAAATCAGACGAATTAA
- a CDS encoding histone deacetylase produces MKMTQPACGLVYDRAFLAHSLAQHPEGKERLEHILAVLQESGHLARLPRLTPRYATTQEIATVHTAPYIRSVEVACQSGEHYLDPDTYIVPESYEVALLAAGSALIGLAAIMEGALQKVFVLCRPPGHHAEYDRAMGFCLFNNVAIAARVALDKYGLKRIAIIDWDAHHGNGTQNTFYTDPSVLVISLHHSPGYPGTGHLNEVGRGQGRGYNINIPLPGGCHDADYALFFDRVIIPVLDAYQPELIIISAGQDAYHKDPLGGMQVTWQGFDYMARALTRVAKHCAQGRMLLCLEGGYHLNGAAQAVRYIIDALLEHPDMPPSELPPAMLNHGSKGLLAQVIALQGEYWPLSNTTSN; encoded by the coding sequence TTGAAGATGACACAACCTGCTTGCGGCTTAGTGTACGACAGGGCCTTTCTCGCGCATAGCCTTGCGCAGCACCCAGAGGGGAAAGAGCGTCTAGAGCATATTCTTGCTGTTTTGCAGGAGTCGGGTCACTTAGCTAGGCTTCCCCGGCTAACGCCGCGCTACGCGACAACGCAAGAAATCGCCACCGTACATACCGCTCCCTATATTCGCTCGGTGGAAGTCGCCTGCCAAAGCGGCGAACACTACCTCGACCCGGACACCTACATCGTGCCCGAGTCATACGAGGTCGCTCTTTTAGCCGCGGGCAGTGCACTGATAGGCCTTGCGGCCATTATGGAGGGCGCGCTGCAAAAGGTTTTTGTCCTCTGCCGTCCCCCAGGTCATCATGCCGAATACGACAGAGCAATGGGCTTCTGCCTTTTCAACAATGTAGCCATTGCTGCCCGCGTCGCCCTAGACAAGTACGGCCTTAAGCGCATCGCCATTATCGATTGGGATGCTCATCATGGCAACGGCACACAGAACACTTTCTATACTGACCCTAGCGTGCTCGTCATTTCTCTCCACCACAGCCCGGGGTATCCCGGTACTGGCCACCTTAACGAAGTAGGCCGCGGACAGGGGCGCGGGTATAACATCAATATCCCTCTGCCTGGGGGCTGCCACGACGCCGACTACGCACTGTTTTTTGACCGCGTCATCATTCCCGTGCTCGATGCCTACCAGCCCGAGTTAATTATTATTTCAGCTGGCCAAGACGCCTACCACAAAGACCCCTTGGGCGGCATGCAAGTAACATGGCAGGGCTTTGACTACATGGCGAGAGCGCTGACACGCGTTGCCAAGCACTGTGCGCAGGGCCGCATGTTGCTCTGCCTTGAAGGCGGCTACCATCTCAACGGGGCAGCACAGGCAGTCCGCTACATTATTGACGCGCTACTGGAGCACCCCGATATGCCGCCAAGTGAGCTGCCACCCGCAATGCTAAATCACGGGTCAAAGGGCCTCTTAGCGCAGGTAATCGCCTTGCAGGGCGAGTACTGGCCGCTTAGCAACACAACTTCCAACTAG
- the pelG gene encoding exopolysaccharide Pel transporter PelG produces MAGIGFTLKRLFYKDTFSDRFRAYAFSSLVAAGPWLSAVLVVNILLLVAERYIMAPSDRLLFMSTIVYSFIFSQIITAPWQFVATRYIADRLFHKEYDYIKPSLMGVSKIVFTLAFVAQAIFYLRTPLPSYYIFMAASLFLILTLTWILMVYMSAAKDYLAIARSFIWGGVVTVALSFLLFAKPIHFPLHLYASNMLLAYVVGLAVTLLLLVRTFLVIFTFGNNYEFDFLRYLNKVGSLFFIGLFYTLATWIDTILIWNSEYGGLIYGTYRFALHYDHAKFLAYLTIIPTSVLFLVYVETEFYDKFKTYFQAIRGGASLAEIVAARQVMVQLAYRHIVYLLERQVLITFTVLVLSNSLFVALGFSVLLVDVFRITALAAICNAIMLVVLLMLLYFEARLEALLVAAVFFVANLVLTAAFIPLGSAYLGLGLFLSALIALLMSIWILSAYLRRIEYTTFTRQPYFAVPEKGMFISLADYLNSHS; encoded by the coding sequence ATGGCTGGAATTGGTTTTACACTGAAGAGATTGTTTTACAAGGACACGTTTAGCGACAGATTTAGGGCCTATGCCTTTTCTTCCCTCGTGGCCGCCGGCCCTTGGCTGTCGGCTGTACTGGTCGTCAACATTCTTTTGCTAGTGGCTGAACGCTACATTATGGCACCCTCCGATAGATTATTGTTTATGAGCACCATAGTGTATAGCTTTATTTTCAGCCAAATTATAACAGCGCCATGGCAATTTGTCGCCACGCGCTATATAGCAGACAGATTATTCCATAAGGAGTACGACTATATTAAGCCTTCTCTCATGGGTGTCAGCAAGATTGTTTTCACGTTGGCCTTTGTGGCGCAGGCTATTTTCTACCTCCGGACGCCTCTGCCGAGCTACTATATTTTCATGGCGGCGTCACTATTTCTGATCTTGACCTTGACATGGATTCTTATGGTATACATGAGTGCGGCCAAAGACTACCTTGCAATAGCTCGGTCCTTCATATGGGGTGGAGTGGTAACAGTGGCCCTCAGTTTCTTGTTGTTTGCCAAGCCGATTCACTTTCCTCTGCATCTTTACGCTAGCAACATGCTCTTGGCCTACGTGGTGGGTTTAGCGGTAACTCTGTTACTGCTGGTGCGTACCTTCTTGGTAATCTTTACTTTTGGCAACAACTACGAATTTGATTTTCTCAGGTACCTGAACAAAGTGGGCAGTCTATTCTTTATAGGGCTCTTTTACACCTTGGCCACTTGGATTGACACCATCTTGATCTGGAATTCGGAGTACGGCGGCCTTATCTATGGCACCTATCGCTTTGCTCTCCATTATGATCATGCTAAATTTCTTGCTTACTTGACAATTATTCCGACTTCTGTCCTGTTTTTGGTATACGTCGAGACTGAGTTTTACGATAAATTCAAGACTTACTTTCAGGCGATACGTGGTGGGGCTAGCCTTGCGGAAATAGTGGCTGCAAGACAGGTCATGGTCCAGCTCGCTTACCGCCACATTGTCTACTTGCTGGAACGACAAGTACTCATCACCTTCACAGTCTTGGTGCTGTCCAATTCCCTATTTGTAGCGCTCGGGTTTTCGGTGCTGCTCGTAGACGTCTTTCGCATAACTGCGCTTGCTGCGATATGTAATGCGATAATGCTTGTAGTGCTCCTCATGCTGCTATACTTCGAAGCACGATTAGAGGCCTTACTGGTTGCAGCGGTGTTCTTCGTGGCCAATCTTGTTTTGACCGCCGCATTTATACCCCTAGGCTCGGCTTACTTGGGGCTCGGCTTGTTTTTATCCGCCTTAATTGCTCTGCTCATGTCTATCTGGATCTTGTCTGCCTATCTCAGGCGGATTGAGTACACTACCTTTACGCGACAACCTTATTTTGCGGTGCCAGAGAAAGGGATGTTTATCTCTCTGGCTGACTACCTCAATTCGCATAGCTAG
- the pelF gene encoding GT4 family glycosyltransferase PelF, producing MEVALILEGSYPYTTGGLSSWTQQLMTHLPEKKFKIISIMPSRSTLPSLKYRPPSNVTELTTLFLEDFMLLSPTKRGRSIRLSTQERLAVEGFLTFGSDTNWELAVTTLANIAKVGTSVEFLKSDFFWEYLLRTYSDGHATKDFNRHFWSLVSMYVPLLTLIQQQGPRADAYHALSTGYAGLMGLVYKFKYSKPLILTEHGIYAREREEEIINASWVAPDFKKIWISYFYAMSTGVYKSADMIISLFNRNRDIQLELGAPASQTRVIPNGVDTTRFAERSSWDSRQNIGAVLRVVPIKDVKTLIRAFKIISSELPGTTLFIIGSGEEDLAYYLECKQLVDLLLLTDRVVFTGHVDIRDYLPRLDVLLLTSLSEAQPLVMLEGMAAGLPFVATDVGSCSELLLGRPGEGIGPAGIIVPQVSPEDTAQATIRLLTDHALRREMGSNARQRVEQFYNQEQFINSYRQAYESFGI from the coding sequence ATGGAAGTAGCTTTGATTTTGGAGGGGTCCTACCCCTATACTACGGGCGGATTGTCCAGTTGGACGCAGCAGTTGATGACACATTTGCCGGAAAAGAAATTTAAGATTATCTCCATCATGCCTAGCCGCTCAACACTCCCCTCGCTTAAGTATCGACCGCCGAGTAATGTTACGGAGCTAACCACCTTATTTCTCGAAGACTTCATGCTGCTCTCACCAACTAAGCGCGGTCGTAGTATTCGACTATCAACCCAAGAGAGGCTGGCTGTGGAGGGTTTCCTGACTTTTGGCAGCGATACAAATTGGGAGTTGGCCGTTACTACTTTGGCAAACATCGCGAAAGTTGGCACCTCGGTCGAGTTCCTGAAGAGCGATTTTTTTTGGGAGTACTTACTTCGTACCTACAGCGACGGACATGCCACGAAGGACTTTAATCGGCACTTTTGGTCTTTGGTGTCCATGTATGTGCCGCTACTAACGCTTATACAGCAGCAGGGACCGCGCGCAGACGCCTATCATGCCCTTTCAACTGGCTATGCGGGGCTAATGGGTCTGGTGTATAAATTCAAGTACTCCAAGCCTTTAATTCTCACTGAGCACGGCATTTATGCGCGTGAACGGGAGGAAGAAATCATTAACGCAAGTTGGGTCGCTCCGGACTTCAAAAAAATCTGGATTAGCTACTTCTACGCCATGTCCACTGGGGTGTACAAAAGCGCAGACATGATAATTTCCCTGTTTAATCGCAATCGCGACATTCAGTTGGAGCTAGGTGCGCCGGCGTCTCAGACGAGGGTGATTCCCAATGGAGTCGATACAACAAGGTTTGCTGAGCGCTCTAGCTGGGATAGTAGGCAGAATATAGGAGCTGTCTTGCGTGTAGTTCCCATCAAAGATGTCAAAACACTAATCCGCGCCTTCAAAATTATAAGTAGCGAGCTCCCCGGCACAACACTATTCATTATTGGCAGCGGTGAAGAAGATTTGGCGTACTACTTGGAATGCAAGCAGCTAGTTGATTTACTGTTGCTCACGGATAGAGTAGTCTTTACCGGGCATGTCGACATAAGGGATTACTTGCCGCGGCTTGATGTGCTACTTCTAACCTCTCTCTCTGAGGCGCAACCGCTTGTTATGCTCGAGGGCATGGCTGCGGGACTACCCTTTGTGGCCACCGATGTTGGCTCCTGCAGCGAACTTTTGCTCGGTCGGCCCGGTGAAGGCATCGGCCCTGCAGGGATTATAGTCCCTCAGGTTTCACCGGAAGATACGGCTCAAGCAACCATTCGCCTGCTCACTGATCATGCCTTAAGGAGAGAGATGGGTAGTAACGCGCGGCAAAGGGTGGAGCAGTTTTACAATCAAGAACAATTCATCAACAGTTACCGACAAGCTTACGAGAGTTTCGGCATATAG
- a CDS encoding DUF2194 domain-containing protein yields MFRKLAFLIVMVIVAGLAVQLARTADMFWISWVAEGQALAVDTSALPSELPVPDSYEQVIVLYADEDVGSQLLRENVYHTLRMAKIEAKYVHVQSEEASARVLSLRNVDLLVVATELLVDDNLVRAIIDFTYGGGNSVFLIRSPIPALDAVVGITQNRGFSVKDAIGINLVAHMFPGLDTTALSGFVQSLLDVEVREDVTLLATADDARPLIWTAIYGEGQVLYVNSTMFQAKKNRGLLLQSIAFLPKHFLTTIFNGIIVNIDDFPAPTSLGRHDRIFKDYFMTTPEFMRQVWWPDTYNFARRFNLKLTGLGMLTFNSDTKSPLDLPYDVTKQQWAYFGRRLLESGGELGIHGYNHQSLALEGQMSFADYGYTPWDSQQTMEEGLRMLAQVIRELYGELRIFSYVPPSNIVSREGRLAVKSVFPDIRVFAGLYTGEPELGLLLQEFGRDPYVPEVVSFPRFSAGYLPDDNVRWALYNAVAHYGLVHHFVHPDDVLDEVRSRGLSWEAMDRQINSLFADIRRLFPFLRPMTLTEAYAYFVKTENLGVYTNSRPGEITINYSREVTPVYHFLRLKGQSILRVEGGTFQLFCQENNIYLIQGLAGQVRILTR; encoded by the coding sequence ATGTTTAGGAAGCTGGCCTTTCTTATCGTTATGGTGATAGTAGCCGGGCTAGCTGTGCAACTAGCGCGCACAGCTGATATGTTTTGGATCAGTTGGGTAGCAGAAGGGCAAGCACTAGCAGTGGACACGAGTGCGCTGCCGTCTGAACTTCCTGTGCCCGATAGCTACGAGCAGGTCATTGTTCTCTATGCAGATGAAGATGTGGGCTCACAGTTGTTGCGGGAAAACGTGTATCATACTTTGCGGATGGCGAAGATAGAGGCCAAGTATGTTCATGTGCAAAGCGAAGAGGCTAGCGCTAGGGTTCTATCCCTGCGCAATGTGGACTTGCTAGTGGTAGCCACGGAATTGCTTGTCGACGACAACCTTGTCCGGGCCATTATTGATTTTACCTATGGAGGCGGAAATAGCGTTTTCTTAATAAGGAGCCCTATTCCCGCGCTTGATGCAGTGGTGGGGATAACCCAAAATCGTGGTTTTTCAGTGAAAGATGCCATTGGTATAAACTTGGTCGCACATATGTTTCCGGGCCTTGATACCACGGCACTTTCCGGTTTCGTGCAGTCACTTTTAGATGTAGAAGTGCGGGAAGACGTCACTTTGCTAGCCACTGCTGACGACGCCAGACCACTTATATGGACGGCCATTTATGGCGAGGGGCAGGTTCTGTATGTTAATTCCACTATGTTCCAAGCCAAAAAAAATCGTGGCCTACTCCTGCAGTCCATAGCTTTCCTTCCCAAGCACTTCCTGACCACCATATTTAACGGCATCATCGTCAACATCGATGATTTTCCTGCCCCTACTAGCCTTGGTCGGCATGACAGAATATTTAAGGATTACTTTATGACCACGCCTGAATTTATGCGCCAAGTATGGTGGCCAGACACTTACAATTTCGCTCGGCGCTTTAATTTGAAGTTGACGGGACTCGGGATGTTAACCTTTAACTCCGACACTAAGAGCCCCTTAGACCTACCTTATGATGTAACTAAGCAGCAATGGGCGTACTTTGGTCGCAGGTTGCTGGAGTCGGGTGGTGAGCTTGGCATACATGGCTACAACCATCAATCCTTAGCTTTAGAAGGGCAAATGTCGTTTGCTGATTACGGCTACACGCCCTGGGACTCACAGCAGACGATGGAAGAGGGTCTGCGCATGTTAGCGCAGGTCATCAGGGAGCTATACGGTGAGCTACGCATCTTTAGTTACGTGCCGCCCTCCAATATTGTTTCGCGCGAGGGTAGATTGGCTGTAAAGAGCGTTTTCCCTGATATCAGGGTGTTTGCCGGACTTTACACCGGTGAGCCCGAACTTGGGCTCCTGCTGCAAGAGTTCGGGCGCGATCCTTATGTGCCCGAAGTAGTAAGTTTTCCGCGCTTTTCTGCTGGGTACCTCCCCGATGACAATGTGCGTTGGGCCCTCTACAATGCCGTGGCGCACTATGGCTTGGTGCATCATTTTGTTCACCCTGACGATGTACTCGACGAGGTTCGATCCCGCGGCTTGTCCTGGGAGGCGATGGATCGCCAAATTAACTCCTTGTTTGCTGATATACGCCGCCTCTTCCCCTTTCTCAGGCCTATGACCTTGACGGAGGCCTACGCTTACTTTGTTAAGACGGAGAATTTGGGTGTTTACACTAACTCTCGTCCGGGAGAGATCACCATCAACTACAGTAGAGAAGTGACCCCGGTGTATCATTTCCTCAGGCTCAAGGGGCAGAGCATACTGCGCGTCGAAGGCGGCACATTTCAACTCTTTTGTCAGGAGAACAATATCTATCTCATCCAAGGACTTGCTGGGCAAGTGCGAATTTTGACGAGGTAG
- the thiC gene encoding phosphomethylpyrimidine synthase ThiC — MTQLEWARQGIVTREMELAAALEGITGEELRGRIASGEVVLPANKNHPHLTPMAVGKGLTTKVNANIGTSEAYPHATPELAKLGAAIAAGAHAVMDLSTGGDIAMVRREIIAASTVMVGTVPVYQVMVEAQKEGKGLGEITSEDFFAAIAEHCRDGADFITVHCGVTQEVVDTLLATGRLLDIVSRGGSFLAAWMMHNGRQNPLFAEFDRLLDLARQYDVTLSLGDGLRPGCLADATDAAQVAELINLGSLVKRARHAGVQVLVEGPGHVPLDQVESNVKLAKLLCHDAPFYVLGPLVTDIAPGYDHIVAAIGGALAASHGADFLCYVTPAEHLGLPSLDDVHAGVMAARIAAHAADIAKGVSRAKEWDDKMATARKALDWEAQIMLAIDPALARRLRQEKNPQGENCCTMCGQFCAYKVSGEYVARQALPCQG, encoded by the coding sequence TTGACTCAGTTAGAATGGGCTCGTCAAGGCATCGTAACGCGAGAAATGGAACTGGCCGCAGCGCTAGAGGGGATTACTGGCGAAGAATTGCGGGGGCGGATCGCTTCTGGAGAAGTGGTCCTACCTGCCAATAAAAATCACCCCCACCTCACGCCCATGGCCGTAGGTAAAGGTTTGACGACCAAAGTCAACGCGAATATCGGTACATCAGAGGCTTATCCCCACGCAACGCCAGAGCTCGCTAAACTAGGCGCGGCTATTGCGGCGGGGGCGCATGCGGTCATGGATTTAAGCACCGGCGGCGATATCGCTATGGTACGCCGAGAAATCATTGCCGCTAGTACGGTGATGGTGGGCACCGTTCCCGTGTACCAAGTCATGGTTGAAGCGCAAAAAGAGGGGAAAGGCCTAGGCGAAATTACGAGCGAGGACTTCTTTGCCGCCATTGCAGAGCATTGCCGAGATGGGGCCGACTTTATTACGGTGCACTGCGGCGTTACACAAGAAGTGGTGGACACGCTGCTGGCTACGGGGCGGCTTTTAGATATTGTTTCGCGCGGGGGCTCATTCTTGGCAGCCTGGATGATGCACAATGGTCGGCAAAACCCGCTGTTTGCGGAGTTTGACCGCTTGCTCGACCTAGCGCGGCAGTACGACGTCACCCTTAGTCTAGGGGACGGACTGCGCCCGGGCTGTCTAGCCGATGCCACGGACGCCGCCCAAGTCGCCGAATTGATAAACTTAGGCAGCTTGGTTAAACGCGCACGTCACGCGGGGGTGCAAGTACTGGTAGAAGGCCCTGGCCATGTGCCCTTAGACCAAGTAGAGAGTAATGTCAAATTGGCGAAACTGCTCTGTCATGACGCTCCCTTTTATGTCCTTGGCCCGCTGGTGACGGATATCGCTCCAGGTTATGACCATATTGTCGCGGCTATCGGCGGGGCCTTGGCCGCCTCGCATGGTGCCGACTTTCTCTGCTACGTCACCCCTGCGGAGCATCTAGGCTTGCCCAGTCTAGACGATGTGCATGCCGGTGTCATGGCCGCGCGCATCGCCGCACATGCCGCCGACATCGCTAAGGGTGTCTCGCGGGCCAAAGAATGGGATGACAAAATGGCCACGGCCCGCAAAGCTCTCGACTGGGAGGCGCAGATTATGCTCGCTATTGACCCCGCGCTGGCGAGACGGCTGCGGCAAGAGAAAAACCCGCAGGGTGAAAACTGTTGTACCATGTGCGGGCAGTTCTGTGCTTACAAGGTTAGCGGCGAGTATGTAGCGCGGCAGGCCTTACCCTGCCAAGGCTAG